From Apium graveolens cultivar Ventura chromosome 9, ASM990537v1, whole genome shotgun sequence, the proteins below share one genomic window:
- the LOC141682615 gene encoding protein indeterminate-domain 12-like: MFHVANMTSHSNSLSEEASCVSSFSSLNPLVSNLSPHVDHQPTQQKIKRKRNLPGNPDPDAEVIALSPKTLMTTNRFVCEICNKGFQRDQNLQLHRRGHNLPWKLKQRNSKDVIKKKAYVCPEPSCVHHHPSRALGDLTGIKKHFCRKHGEKKWKCEKCSKIYAVQSDWKAHTKTCGTREYRCDCGTLFSRKDSFVTHRAFCDALAEESARLCAANVPILMSPSSHANNTNTTSIPTSTYPFPLLSVPNFFTQGNGTHTQDHHLPQNPPIHVSFNPWDPPPQNPTNPTYKHIKAEQTNLNSNDDFQVPSSSPLLFYHDPGLMTSSFRHAPSSAHLSATALLQKAATVGAHSPGQMPSTMSTMDIGCMGGSSGGGGVHVSASMSPDYLGNYATKQQKSEGLTRDFLGLTGGERGDQRGNVDVNVNVNVNLRSLLSYTGGVEFPGYNDRDHSLIRTRVGFVSDPHGSDAWGNC, encoded by the exons ATGTTTCATGTTGCCAATATGACTAGTCACTCAAATTCTTTGTCTGAAGAAGCTAGCTGTGTATCTTCTTTTAGTAGCTTAAATCCACTTGTTTCTAATCTCTCTCCTCATGTTGATCATCAACCTACACAGCAGAAAATCAAAAGAAAGAGAAACCTCCCTGGAAATCCAG ATCCTGATGCAGAAGTGATTGCATTATCTCCAAAGACACTAATGACAACAAATAGGTTTGTGTGTGAGATATGCAACAAAGGGTTTCAAAGGGATCAAAATCTGCAGCTTCATAGAAGAGGTCATAATCTTCCATGGAAACTGAAGCAGAGAAATAGTAAAGATGTGATAAAGAAGAAAGCCTATGTGTGTCCTGAGCCTTCATGTGTGCATCATCATCCTTCAAGGGCTCTGGGAGATCTCACAGGAATCAAGAAACACTTTTGCAGAAAGCATGGGGAAAAGAAATGGAAGTGTGAGAAATGTTCCAAGATTTATGCTGTTCAATCAGATTGGAAGGCTCACACTAAAACCTGTGGAACAAGAGAGTATCGATGTGACTGTGGGACCCTCTTCTCCAG GAAGGATAGCTTTGTTACACACAGAGCATTCTGTGATGCTCTAGCAGAAGAAAGTGCCAGGCTCTGTGCTGCAAATGTCCCCATTTTAATGTCACCATCATCTCATGCTAATAACACCAACACCACCTCAATCCCAACATCAACTTACCCATTTCCTCTCCTCTCTGTCCCTAATTTCTTCACTCAGGGGAATGGGACCCACACACAGGATCATCATCTCCCACAAAACCCACCTATCCATGTCTCCTTCAACCCATGGGACCCACCTCCCCAAAACCCTACTAACCCTACCTACAAACACATCAAGGCTGAACAAACCAATCTCAACAGCAATGATGATTTTCAAGTGCCTTCTTCTTCACCATTGTTGTTCTACCATGATCCTGGCCTCATGACGTCATCTTTCCGACATGCGCCATCTTCCGCGCACCTCTCGGCTACTGCATTGCTCCAGAAAGCTGCTACGGTGGGGGCACATTCTCCGGGGCAGATGCCCTCCACCATGAGCACCATGGATATTGGCTGCATGGGAGGTTCTAGTGGCGGTGGTGGGGTCCACGTGAGTGCCAGCATGTCACCGGACTACCTTGGGAACTACGCTACAAAGCAGCAGAAGAGTGAGGGTTTGACTAGAGATTTTCTTGGGTTGACAGGAGGAGAGAGAGGTGATCAGAGAGGAAATGTTGACGTCAATGTTAACGTTAACGTGAACTTGAGGAGTCTGCTATCTTACACCGGGGGTGTTGAGTTCCCGGGGTATAATGACCGTGACCATTCACTCATAAGGACTCGGGTCGGGTTTGTATCCGACCCACATGGATCTGATGCTTGGGGCAATTGTTAA